The sequence ATGGGACCTTATGGTTCCTAACATGGCTTTGTCTTTCTTTTTAGGGAACCTGGCTTCCACAACAACGTTTCCATCTTCCACTTTTATGGTGACGTTCCTGCTTTTGAAGTCTCTTGATAACTGTCCCTTGGATCCCTTAACAGTCACCGCACCGTCTACGGTGACAGTTATTCCCTCAGGGATAGGTATTTCTTCCCTTAGAATTGCTATTTGAGCCATTTTATCACCTTAGTAAACGTATACGAGAAGTCTTCCACCAATTCCTTTTTCTTTGGCTTCCCTGTGGGTCATTATTCCTTCAGGGGTTGTTACTATCATTATTCCAAAGTTTTTGGATGGTAGGTACCTTTTCTCAAATTTTTCAAATTCATCTTTTTTAACGGCGTGTCTTGGCTTTATTACACCGCACTTGTTTATGTTTCCTTCTAGTTCAACAATGAACTGCCCTGCTTTTTCATCGTCAACAAATTCAAATTCACCGATATATCCCTCTTTCTGCATTGTCCTTAAAACATGTCCTATCATCTTGGACGCTGGAGAGATTTTGCACCTCTTGTTTCCCTGCATCTCGTTGTTTCTCATGTTTGTAAGAGCGTTTGCTAGAGGATCCATAAGAGTCATTTTGACACCTCTTAGTTGTATTTCTTAAATCCTATCCTTGGTGCAAGTTCCCTGAAGCACTGTCTGCAAAGCATTAACCCGTATCTTCTGACGAGTGCAGAGTGGTCCCCGCATCTACTACATTTTCTTGATGCCTTTCCGTATTTTCTTGGCAATGTATCACCTTATTCTATTTCAACCTGGAATTTTTCCTTCATGAATTCCATGGTTTCTTCCTTTGTGACTTGATGTTTACTTGGAACTTTTTTGTTCTGGATCTTCCTTCTCTTTATCCTGTAACCTGGTTTTTCAAAGGTTACTGCAACGTTCATTCCAAATATACCTATCTCAGGATCGTACCTCATTCCTGGAATTTCTATGTGTTCTGCTATTCCAAATGAAACGTTTCCCTGTTTGTCGAATTGACCTGCCTTGATCCTGTTACCTATACCTGCAAGTATGAGTTTAACAGTGTCGAATGCTTTTTCGTTTCTTAATGTGACTTTGCATGCAATAGGCTGACCTTTCCTTATTCCAAACTCAGGGTTGGTAACTTTAGAATAAGTACGTACAGGTTTCTGGCTTGTGATGTTATTCAGGAGCTTCTCTGCCCTTGCAAGCTGTTCTCCACCTTCACCTACACCTATGTTCACTGTTGCTTTGTTAATTTTCACTTGTTCCATTGGGTTCATACTTAGTTACCTCCTGGAAGTGAAATAACAGGTTTTGTTTTTCCTATAACAAAGACGTAGTCTGTGAGTGTTAGGAAAGTTTTGTTATCATCTGTCTCAATTAGAACAGTGTTTGATTTTGATGATCGTGTTGTGTTAATTTCTTTAATTTTACCAAGCTCACCTATGTGTTTACCACCAGTTATGAGGCCGATTGTTCCAGCTTCAAATTTGATCTGGTCAGTGACGGTTTGCTCTGGAATCTCAACCACTATGACATCCCCTGTTTTGTATTCTTTTTCAACAAGGCAGTTCCTTCCGTCGTGGAGGTTGAGCTGTGTTTTACCACCTTTTATTGTGGTTTTGTCTTCAATTCTGCAGAGTTTGAATTCTGCATTTTCTTTGCTTATTGGGTGGAGTATTAACCTACCCTTATCATCTGGCAGTACCCTATAAACCTTTTCAGATTTTGGTAGTTCTATTACATCCATGAATCCAACTGGGAATTGATAATCTTTTCTTGCACGGCCGTCCACAAGGATGTCACCGTTGTTTATGATTATCTTTGCTTCCCTTGCATTGTCTGCAACTTTGAGGATGTCCCTTACCACTAGTAGTAGTGGAAGTGAATCTTCAATTGAGTGTGGACCTGCACTTGGTTTTACAGTCCATTTGTTTTCTTTTGGATGGATAGGCCAGTGCTCTGGTGATTTGAAACGTTTAAGATGTTTTCTTGATCCCATCTTTGCCATGTTATCCCTTCCTCTCTATTATTTGGTTTCTTTCGTCGTCGTCCAGGTCCAGTTCTATTATAACCATGTTTGAAGGGTGTATTGTATGGTAAACTTTGTTTCCATCTGGTTTCTGGACGGACGCTCCTTCAATCATTACCCTGTAATTTTTAAGGTCTACCTTCTCTACTTTACCCTCATGATCCCTGAAATCACCACGGACTACTTTAACAGAGTCACCAGTCCTTATAGGAATGGATCTTCTTCCGTACTGTTCCCTGAGCTCCGGGCTGAGGTTTACGCTCATGAGTTTGTGGCGTATGTGTAAGGGTGCCTTGTAGATAAGTTTCCTTTGTTTCCTTGGCTGTTTTGACATTTTATCACCATGATTTTAAACTATTGTACTGGCAGCGCTTCCTATTGCAGGCCATCTTTCAGCTGCTTCCTTTGCAATTGGTCCCCTTATTTCAGAACCTTTTAGCACACCCTCGGGGGATACTATTACAGCTGCATTGTCCTCAAATTTGACCCTTAAGCCATCTGCCCTTCTGAATTCTTTTTTCTGTCTTACGACAACAGCGGTTGTGACTTCTCTTCTCATGTCAACTGTACCTTTTTTGACTGAGATCACGACCATGTCACCGACACCTGCAGGTGCTAATCTCCTTCTAACACCTTTGTATCCTTTGACAGCTACTATTTCGACTTCTCTTGCGCCTGTGTTATCCACGCACTGAAGTCTTGCACCTATTGGTAGTGCCTTTGTAACATTGGATGAAATGGCTTTCATTTAGCTCTCTCCTTTCACTTCCACTACAACGAAGTGTTTGGTTTTGCTGAGTGGTCTGCATTCTGCTATTTTAACAGAGTCTCCAACTTTTACTTCTATGCAGTCGGGTTTGTGTGCTGTGATTTTTGATTTCCTTTTTTCGTATCTCTCATACTTCCTGATGAATTTGTAGAAGCTTCTTTCAACTGTGATCGTCCTTTCTGCCTTGTCACTTGTAACAATTCCCTCTAATATTTGACCCCTTACAGGGAGGGTTCCGTGAAACGGACAGTTAGGATCATCACATTTTGTTTTTGGTTCTTTAACATCGATACCAACCATATTATCACCTGATACGTCCTATTATCCTAATTTTTTTTATTTGTTAATTGAATTTGGGTTATTTAATGGTTTATCCAGTTTTTTTGTTCCAGTTAGATGGCTGTCCATTTTTTGGAATCCAATGGATCCTGAATATCCAAGTCCTACCAGTATTTTCTGAACTTCTTCTTGATCCTGTCCTCGGGACGGGCAACAATTACGCGGCCGGCTATTTCAACCACGGCACCGTTTGGTAATTTGAAGCGGAATGTTGAAGTCTTTTTTGGAACCATTTTTTCACCATCTTCTTCAGTTTCCACTGTGATGGTGTTTTTGGTTTCATCAACAACCCTTCCGTTTATCCCAATGAATCCTTCATGCGAGCTCTCTTTGACCTCTACATTGAGGCCTATGAACTCATGTTGAAATATGTTTTGTGGAGTGATCATATTGTTTAAAAGATAAAGAAATGAATTGGGACATAGTACCTAAAATTAGGTATTATCTCCTTCTACCTCTTCTTTTCCTGTTTTTATCATCTCTATCCTTTATCTCAATGGTGTCTGAAGAAAAGCCCATGTTAGCAAGAACTTCCTTGACCTTTCTTTTGTGGTCTCCTTGAAGTTCTATCTGACCCTTCTTAGCTGTACCTCCACAGGCACATTTTGCCTTGAGTTCCTTTGTTAGTTCCCTCACGTCAATGTCGTGTTCATCTATTCCCTCGACAATGGTCATGAGTTTCCCGAATCTTCTTCTTACTGTGTATACCTTAACCTTTTGAATTTCTCTGGCTATCTCCTCACAGACGCAAAGTTCTTCTGGAAGACCGCATATCTCACAGACTTTCATCTATTTTATTTCTCCTGGTTTTTTTCATTTAATATTGTAAGGACACGTGCGATCGTTCTTTTAAGTTCCTTTATCTTTCCTGGATTTTCATTAACCCCAGCAGCTGCACTTTTTGAAATCATCTTTGAGTGCTCTGCCCTGAGTTCCTCCAGTTTTTTCTGGATCTCATCCGTTTCCATTACCCGTATTTCCTTGCTTCTTAATATTACCATTTCTCTACATCCTTTTAATAATTTGCGATAAATGCACAGATTATAGTTTATTCTGATTTTTCTGCCTTTTCATCTGCTTCTGAT is a genomic window of Methanobacterium congolense containing:
- the rplX gene encoding 50S ribosomal protein L24 → MSKQPRKQRKLIYKAPLHIRHKLMSVNLSPELREQYGRRSIPIRTGDSVKVVRGDFRDHEGKVEKVDLKNYRVMIEGASVQKPDGNKVYHTIHPSNMVIIELDLDDDERNQIIERKG
- the rpmC gene encoding 50S ribosomal protein L29, producing MVILRSKEIRVMETDEIQKKLEELRAEHSKMISKSAAAGVNENPGKIKELKRTIARVLTILNEKNQEK
- a CDS encoding 50S ribosomal protein L5; this translates as MNPMEQVKINKATVNIGVGEGGEQLARAEKLLNNITSQKPVRTYSKVTNPEFGIRKGQPIACKVTLRNEKAFDTVKLILAGIGNRIKAGQFDKQGNVSFGIAEHIEIPGMRYDPEIGIFGMNVAVTFEKPGYRIKRRKIQNKKVPSKHQVTKEETMEFMKEKFQVEIE
- the rnp1 gene encoding ribonuclease P protein component 1, with the translated sequence MITPQNIFQHEFIGLNVEVKESSHEGFIGINGRVVDETKNTITVETEEDGEKMVPKKTSTFRFKLPNGAVVEIAGRVIVARPEDRIKKKFRKYW
- a CDS encoding 30S ribosomal protein S8, which translates into the protein MTLMDPLANALTNMRNNEMQGNKRCKISPASKMIGHVLRTMQKEGYIGEFEFVDDEKAGQFIVELEGNINKCGVIKPRHAVKKDEFEKFEKRYLPSKNFGIMIVTTPEGIMTHREAKEKGIGGRLLVYVY
- a CDS encoding 30S ribosomal protein S17, whose translation is MVGIDVKEPKTKCDDPNCPFHGTLPVRGQILEGIVTSDKAERTITVERSFYKFIRKYERYEKRKSKITAHKPDCIEVKVGDSVKIAECRPLSKTKHFVVVEVKGES
- a CDS encoding 30S ribosomal protein S14; translation: MPRKYGKASRKCSRCGDHSALVRRYGLMLCRQCFRELAPRIGFKKYN
- the yciH gene encoding stress response translation initiation inhibitor YciH — translated: MKVCEICGLPEELCVCEEIAREIQKVKVYTVRRRFGKLMTIVEGIDEHDIDVRELTKELKAKCACGGTAKKGQIELQGDHKRKVKEVLANMGFSSDTIEIKDRDDKNRKRRGRRR
- a CDS encoding 50S ribosomal protein L14, which translates into the protein MKAISSNVTKALPIGARLQCVDNTGAREVEIVAVKGYKGVRRRLAPAGVGDMVVISVKKGTVDMRREVTTAVVVRQKKEFRRADGLRVKFEDNAAVIVSPEGVLKGSEIRGPIAKEAAERWPAIGSAASTIV
- a CDS encoding 30S ribosomal protein S4e produces the protein MAKMGSRKHLKRFKSPEHWPIHPKENKWTVKPSAGPHSIEDSLPLLLVVRDILKVADNAREAKIIINNGDILVDGRARKDYQFPVGFMDVIELPKSEKVYRVLPDDKGRLILHPISKENAEFKLCRIEDKTTIKGGKTQLNLHDGRNCLVEKEYKTGDVIVVEIPEQTVTDQIKFEAGTIGLITGGKHIGELGKIKEINTTRSSKSNTVLIETDDNKTFLTLTDYVFVIGKTKPVISLPGGN